One window of the Marinilactibacillus sp. Marseille-P9653 genome contains the following:
- the coaD gene encoding pantetheine-phosphate adenylyltransferase: protein MKALYAGSFDPFTNGHLDIVQRASTLFDEVIIAVSENISKQPLFDVDQRMQMIIDSLESQLPDSNVKVLKHKGGLTIDLAEELEVKALIRGIRSIKDMEYEMDIASMNKTQNKEIETVFLMSDEHYRFVSSSLVKEVAKFHGNIQGLVPENIEKQIKQKNR from the coding sequence ATGAAGGCTCTATATGCAGGTAGTTTCGATCCATTTACGAATGGACATTTAGATATTGTCCAACGAGCATCTACGCTATTCGATGAAGTCATTATTGCTGTTAGCGAAAACATTTCAAAACAACCTTTATTTGACGTTGACCAAAGAATGCAGATGATTATTGATTCACTTGAATCTCAATTACCAGATTCAAATGTAAAGGTGTTGAAACATAAGGGTGGTTTAACGATTGACCTGGCAGAAGAGTTAGAGGTCAAAGCCTTGATTAGAGGTATCCGTTCTATTAAAGATATGGAATATGAGATGGATATTGCTTCAATGAATAAAACTCAAAACAAAGAGATTGAAACAGTTTTCCTCATGTCAGATGAACACTACCGCTTTGTCAGTTCTTCGTTGGTTAAAGAAGTTGCAAAGTTTCATGGGAATATCCAAGGATTGGTTCCTGAAAACATAGAAAAACAAATAAAGCAAAAGAATAGGTAA
- a CDS encoding helix-hairpin-helix domain-containing protein — protein sequence MEKFVYWLKNQPPLNYYIIGFTSIILGLLFILVFAVNKPETFVEEELTELYSDTSMSAEETFNDEAEEDISESSELIIELKGQVVYPGVYTLKEGARLGEAIIEAGGVTETADDRTINRALVLVDQMMVYIPAIGEEAFTNIDTGVNDETQKNKININNADQGELTQLNGIGDSRAQSIVHYREENGRFKTIEEIKNISGIGEKIFDSIKEDIVVD from the coding sequence ATGGAAAAGTTCGTCTATTGGTTAAAAAATCAGCCGCCGTTAAATTACTATATCATAGGTTTTACTTCTATCATTCTAGGGCTTTTATTCATCTTAGTGTTTGCTGTAAATAAACCTGAGACATTTGTAGAAGAAGAATTAACAGAATTATATTCCGATACAAGTATGTCAGCAGAAGAAACCTTTAATGATGAAGCTGAGGAAGACATTAGCGAATCGTCAGAGCTTATTATCGAGCTCAAAGGACAAGTAGTCTATCCTGGAGTATATACTTTAAAAGAAGGCGCGCGATTAGGAGAGGCGATTATAGAGGCAGGTGGCGTAACAGAAACAGCGGATGATCGAACGATCAACAGAGCGCTTGTGCTTGTTGATCAGATGATGGTCTACATACCAGCAATCGGTGAAGAGGCGTTTACAAATATTGACACCGGAGTAAATGATGAAACTCAAAAAAATAAAATAAACATCAATAATGCTGATCAAGGGGAATTAACACAGCTCAACGGAATTGGAGATTCTAGAGCTCAGTCAATCGTCCATTACCGGGAAGAAAATGGTCGATTTAAGACGATTGAAGAAATTAAGAATATATCGGGTATTGGTGAAAAAATATTTGACTCTATAAAAGAAGATATTGTAGTAGATTAA
- a CDS encoding ComE operon protein 2: MTDRIPWNQYFMSQSMLLAMRSTCTRLSVGATIVREKRVISGGYNGSVSGDVHCIEHGCYVVDGHCVRTVHAEINAILQCSKFGVKTEGSDIYVTHFPCLQCTKTIIQAGIQKIYYLRDYHNNDYALKLLEHAKIEVEQIDVPNDFFQNIGHLYNSDSKPDHTVS; encoded by the coding sequence ATGACAGATAGAATTCCATGGAATCAATATTTCATGTCACAGAGTATGTTGCTAGCTATGAGAAGTACTTGTACTAGACTATCAGTAGGAGCCACCATCGTTAGAGAAAAGAGAGTGATTTCTGGCGGATACAATGGATCTGTAAGTGGAGACGTACACTGTATTGAGCATGGATGTTATGTAGTAGATGGACACTGTGTCAGAACGGTTCATGCCGAAATTAATGCTATTTTACAATGCTCTAAATTTGGTGTTAAGACAGAAGGTTCCGATATCTATGTGACGCACTTTCCATGTTTACAGTGTACAAAAACGATTATACAAGCAGGTATTCAAAAGATATACTATTTAAGAGATTATCACAATAACGATTATGCTTTGAAACTTTTAGAGCACGCTAAAATTGAGGTTGAACAGATAGATGTTCCTAATGACTTTTTTCAAAATATAGGACATCTTTATAATTCAGATTCAAAACCCGATCATACGGTTTCATAA
- the rpsT gene encoding 30S ribosomal protein S20: protein MPNMVQAIKRQRQDVKKNANNVAQVSAMRSTKKKYLTAVENGQDNSAELFKSAVKAIDQAASKGLIHKNKAARDKSRLSKKLG from the coding sequence ATGCCAAACATGGTACAAGCTATTAAACGTCAACGTCAAGATGTTAAAAAGAATGCTAACAATGTTGCGCAAGTGTCAGCTATGCGTAGCACTAAGAAAAAATATTTAACTGCGGTTGAAAACGGACAAGATAATTCAGCTGAATTATTTAAATCAGCTGTTAAAGCTATTGACCAAGCAGCGTCTAAAGGATTAATCCACAAAAACAAAGCTGCTCGCGACAAGTCTCGTTTATCTAAAAAATTAGGTTAA
- the rsmD gene encoding 16S rRNA (guanine(966)-N(2))-methyltransferase RsmD: protein MRVISGEYGGRPLKAVPGTTTRPTTDKIKESVFHMIGPYFDGGTVLDLYAGSGSLGIEAVSRGMDRAVLVDFNFKAIRVIQENVEMTKEPEKFTVLKKKDRQAIVELETAKRLFELVILDPPYALQKITEIVKDLESRNLIDSTSMILCETDRNTILPESIGSFSVTKQKVYGSTRITVYRGGRE, encoded by the coding sequence ATGAGAGTGATATCTGGAGAATATGGTGGTCGCCCTTTAAAAGCAGTACCGGGAACGACTACTAGACCAACAACCGATAAAATCAAAGAATCTGTATTCCACATGATTGGTCCGTATTTCGACGGAGGAACTGTCTTAGATTTGTATGCTGGAAGTGGATCTTTGGGAATAGAAGCTGTTTCAAGAGGGATGGATCGAGCAGTTTTAGTAGATTTTAATTTCAAAGCAATCAGGGTTATTCAAGAAAATGTCGAGATGACAAAAGAACCTGAAAAATTCACAGTTTTAAAGAAAAAAGATCGTCAAGCCATAGTAGAATTAGAAACAGCTAAGCGATTATTTGAATTAGTCATCCTAGACCCCCCATATGCATTGCAAAAAATTACAGAGATTGTTAAAGATCTTGAAAGCAGAAATTTGATTGACTCAACTTCGATGATCTTATGTGAAACAGATAGAAACACAATTTTACCTGAATCTATAGGATCTTTCAGTGTAACAAAACAAAAAGTCTATGGATCAACAAGAATCACCGTTTATAGAGGAGGCCGTGAGTGA
- a CDS encoding DNA internalization-related competence protein ComEC/Rec2, with protein MIMMVLENFSALSVAVVIIVIIRLIMTRNGQILFISVFIASILCGLTMLKTHNEKTWLNEGVQTTRVLVKKSTIDIDGDRLRFTGLVKLNNKPNEEVIVTYKIQSEEEKNDFLIDSFFDYVELTGSLSKPNQARNFNQFDYRKYLYRNQIYWIFQADTIRKLPEEKISMPFSYRVDRVRTLFLEFIDRILSGKTSAYIKTLLFADKREMSESTLENYRDLGVIHLLSISGLHIQFMIALVRNGLLKCRLTKETTAVWLLVFLPIYGYLSGFGVSVFRAIVQALIATIFTLLKRPSSSLDNWALTLMLALLIDPYQMYSAGFQLSYLLSCLLILLSNQKNVQLMSPLKQTVVLNCTLSIVSIPVLSFHFFEFSWIVILLNFFFIPLFSYLLLPLLVSLFILGVLFSKWPLFKWVNAVSDYLLDGIEQGVKILSESYDFSFVVGRLSVIGMIFLVLGILVFLITLEKNRGHRKNGIILIGCLLFFVGLFSEQLSPVGKVMMIDVGQGDSLLIKQPFGKGNYLIDTGGLVEWKSVEEWRKRETPFAVGEDIVLPTIKSLGVNKLHQIYLSHADADHIGALEEIIQGIQTQEILATQSTFLDPSLEAMMPEFKKRKIPFTILSRDLESVLGPGLRVIYPDEDKNLKENQNKNEASLVLYGKIGRYRWLFTGDLEATGEEVITQMYPNLAVDILKVAHHGSSTSSQEVFLDSLRPKVGWISSGVNNIYGHPNPEVLSRLEDRAIDVYRTDLRGAVLYEYYTFPFIKLNDDRMIQVISHHDDTN; from the coding sequence ATGATAATGATGGTCTTAGAAAACTTTTCAGCACTGTCTGTGGCAGTGGTGATAATCGTCATTATTCGCTTGATTATGACCAGAAATGGTCAGATTCTGTTCATTTCGGTGTTTATCGCATCGATTCTTTGTGGCTTAACGATGTTAAAGACACATAACGAAAAAACATGGTTAAATGAAGGTGTACAAACGACTCGTGTGCTCGTCAAAAAAAGCACGATTGATATTGATGGAGATCGACTCAGATTTACGGGTCTAGTTAAGCTAAATAATAAGCCTAATGAAGAAGTGATCGTTACCTATAAAATCCAGTCAGAAGAAGAGAAGAATGACTTTTTAATCGATTCTTTCTTTGATTATGTTGAACTGACCGGTTCTTTATCAAAACCCAATCAAGCGCGTAATTTTAATCAGTTCGATTATAGAAAGTATTTATACAGAAATCAAATCTATTGGATTTTTCAAGCGGACACTATCCGAAAACTTCCTGAAGAAAAGATCAGTATGCCTTTTTCATATCGAGTAGATAGGGTAAGAACACTTTTTTTAGAATTTATTGATAGGATTCTTTCTGGTAAAACGAGTGCCTATATCAAAACATTACTTTTTGCGGATAAGCGAGAAATGTCTGAGTCTACCTTGGAAAACTACCGAGATTTAGGTGTGATTCACCTTTTAAGTATATCAGGTTTGCATATTCAGTTTATGATCGCCTTGGTGAGAAACGGTCTACTAAAATGCAGACTAACAAAAGAGACGACAGCAGTCTGGCTACTGGTATTCTTACCCATTTATGGATATCTTTCTGGATTTGGAGTCAGTGTGTTTCGAGCGATTGTACAAGCTTTGATTGCTACAATTTTCACACTACTGAAACGCCCATCGTCGTCACTTGACAATTGGGCATTAACCTTGATGCTGGCATTACTGATTGACCCTTATCAAATGTATTCTGCAGGTTTTCAGTTAAGTTACTTACTGAGTTGTCTGTTGATTTTACTTTCAAATCAAAAAAATGTTCAGTTGATGTCTCCTTTGAAGCAAACGGTTGTATTGAATTGTACGCTCTCAATTGTGAGTATTCCAGTACTATCTTTTCATTTCTTTGAATTTTCTTGGATTGTTATCCTACTGAACTTCTTTTTTATTCCACTATTCTCTTATTTGCTGTTGCCGTTATTAGTCAGTTTATTTATTTTGGGAGTCCTGTTCAGTAAATGGCCATTGTTTAAATGGGTTAACGCTGTTTCAGACTATTTACTAGATGGAATAGAACAAGGCGTAAAAATTTTAAGTGAAAGCTATGATTTTTCTTTTGTAGTCGGCAGGCTATCAGTAATCGGCATGATTTTTTTAGTTTTGGGTATCCTAGTGTTTTTGATCACTTTAGAAAAGAATAGGGGTCATAGGAAAAATGGCATAATCCTAATTGGATGTCTTTTGTTCTTTGTAGGGTTATTTTCGGAACAATTATCACCTGTTGGAAAAGTTATGATGATAGACGTGGGTCAAGGAGATTCGCTGTTGATCAAACAGCCATTTGGTAAAGGCAATTATTTGATTGACACTGGTGGACTAGTGGAATGGAAGTCAGTAGAAGAGTGGAGAAAAAGAGAAACACCTTTTGCAGTAGGGGAAGATATTGTCTTGCCGACTATAAAATCACTAGGTGTAAATAAGCTTCATCAAATTTATCTTTCCCATGCCGATGCTGACCATATTGGAGCTCTTGAAGAAATCATTCAAGGCATACAGACACAAGAAATCTTAGCGACTCAATCGACCTTTTTGGATCCATCACTTGAAGCAATGATGCCAGAGTTCAAAAAACGAAAGATTCCATTCACTATCTTAAGTAGGGACTTAGAAAGTGTCTTGGGACCTGGTCTAAGAGTCATTTATCCAGATGAGGATAAAAATCTAAAGGAGAATCAAAATAAAAACGAGGCTTCATTAGTCTTGTATGGTAAAATCGGTCGATACAGATGGTTATTCACAGGAGATCTTGAAGCGACCGGAGAAGAGGTTATCACACAAATGTATCCAAACCTAGCAGTGGATATATTAAAGGTCGCTCACCATGGAAGTTCGACTTCTTCTCAAGAAGTTTTTTTAGATTCTTTGAGACCAAAAGTAGGATGGATTTCGAGCGGTGTAAACAACATCTACGGACATCCAAACCCTGAAGTGTTGAGTCGATTAGAAGACAGAGCAATCGATGTTTACAGAACAGACCTAAGAGGAGCTGTTCTGTATGAATACTATACTTTCCCCTTTATTAAACTTAATGATGATCGTATGATACAAGTAATATCTCATCATGATGATACAAATTAG
- a CDS encoding DUF1507 family protein, whose protein sequence is MDRLRNALAKDILMEDASKISTLIENQKHLCVACPAFEEVIDTQMFGFSKKIEFASSLGILDEEEGQLMLSELEKHLNDLINEAYDESKE, encoded by the coding sequence GTGGATCGCTTAAGAAATGCACTTGCTAAAGATATTCTAATGGAAGACGCTAGTAAAATTTCTACTTTGATCGAAAATCAGAAACACTTGTGTGTGGCATGCCCTGCTTTTGAAGAGGTTATTGATACACAGATGTTTGGATTCTCAAAAAAGATTGAATTTGCTTCCTCTTTGGGGATATTAGATGAAGAAGAAGGTCAGCTCATGTTAAGTGAACTGGAGAAACATCTGAATGATTTAATTAATGAAGCTTACGACGAATCAAAAGAATGA
- a CDS encoding SepM family pheromone-processing serine protease, which produces MKKIPLWIKLVVILGFGYLFFLRPIPYYIERPGGVLDLNPVVEVEGAYSEEPGKFMMTTVEILQATPFSYLFQFLPYNDVVTEAELFGEIDDYEAYNRLQKYYMDSSVHSAVVAAFDAAELPYDLTYNGVYVMSVTENSNFSSSLQMGDTITSVDELEFENTDQFMDYIKSKEVGNTVTIHYERDGVESVSEGQLIELEETGEPGIGISLVDQSTVVTDPEVTIHSGQIGGPSAGLMYSLQIYSMITDSDLRDGQTIAGTGTISDDGTVGPIGGIDKKVVAADKEGATVFFAPDDELSAELKEDYPDYKTNYEVAVEAAEDIDTDMVIVPVKTFSDAVDYLKSLSPVAQLPSDKDLVPLIAA; this is translated from the coding sequence TTGAAAAAGATACCTTTATGGATAAAACTTGTCGTGATACTAGGATTTGGCTACTTATTTTTTTTAAGGCCTATTCCTTATTATATTGAAAGACCGGGTGGCGTTTTAGATCTAAATCCCGTAGTAGAAGTTGAAGGAGCTTATTCTGAAGAGCCTGGTAAATTCATGATGACGACGGTTGAAATTCTTCAAGCTACACCTTTTTCTTACTTATTCCAGTTTCTGCCCTATAATGATGTCGTCACCGAAGCAGAACTCTTTGGGGAAATAGATGACTACGAAGCTTATAATAGATTGCAGAAATACTATATGGATAGCTCAGTTCATTCAGCAGTGGTTGCTGCATTTGATGCCGCAGAGTTACCTTATGATCTTACTTATAACGGTGTTTACGTTATGAGTGTAACTGAAAATTCAAACTTTTCGTCCTCTCTTCAAATGGGGGATACCATTACTTCTGTGGATGAGTTAGAGTTTGAGAACACAGACCAATTTATGGACTACATCAAATCAAAAGAAGTGGGCAATACCGTTACGATTCATTACGAGCGTGACGGCGTAGAGAGTGTGTCTGAAGGACAGTTGATCGAATTAGAAGAGACTGGAGAGCCTGGTATTGGAATCTCTTTAGTAGACCAGTCGACCGTCGTAACCGATCCGGAAGTGACCATTCATTCCGGTCAAATAGGTGGGCCTTCTGCTGGATTAATGTATTCTCTACAAATTTATTCGATGATTACAGACTCTGATTTGAGAGACGGACAAACTATTGCAGGGACGGGAACCATTTCAGATGATGGAACCGTTGGACCTATTGGTGGAATCGACAAAAAAGTCGTTGCTGCTGATAAAGAAGGGGCGACTGTTTTCTTCGCTCCAGATGATGAACTGTCTGCTGAACTGAAGGAAGATTATCCTGATTATAAAACAAATTATGAAGTCGCTGTAGAAGCTGCTGAAGATATTGATACGGATATGGTGATCGTACCAGTTAAAACGTTTAGCGATGCAGTCGACTATCTAAAAAGCTTAAGTCCTGTAGCTCAATTGCCTTCTGATAAGGACCTTGTTCCTTTAATCGCTGCATAA
- the ltrA gene encoding group II intron reverse transcriptase/maturase, with amino-acid sequence MKELYRKSPSLMELVVSRKNLSTPATKVRRNKGAAGIDGMTVWEVEEHIEEIYLPLRQKLLNGTYKPQPVKRVEIPKPNGDKRKLGIPCVRDRVVQKAIKQVIEPLIDPHFLPQSHGFRPNKGTHTALKQCVDYYEEGYKFVVDCDLKQCFDTLSHDKLMYHLETFIQDTAILKVVRKFLMSGVIDLSGEFVESKTGAPQGGVLSPLLSNVYLHELDKELDRRGHRFVRYADDFVIYVKSKRAGERVIQSVTQFIEKDLKLIVNKDKSKVGSPTRLKFLSCLIRKVNGTCRFIPTKSAKQKFKRTLKRLTSRKRSGTFEVIIKEINQVTRGWIGYFGLGFIKMFIKRIEQWLHHRIRQLILKKWKKSKTKITKLFSYGLDMDSARRIGFSRKKYWRLSMTPVVHQALITKRLHHWGLVSLSSLVESACARY; translated from the coding sequence ATGAAAGAACTGTATCGTAAGTCTCCATCTTTGATGGAGCTCGTTGTAAGTAGAAAGAATCTATCGACACCTGCCACGAAAGTTAGACGTAATAAAGGAGCAGCTGGGATAGACGGTATGACAGTATGGGAAGTCGAGGAACATATTGAAGAAATTTATCTGCCATTGAGGCAGAAACTCCTTAATGGAACTTATAAACCTCAACCCGTTAAACGAGTTGAAATTCCTAAGCCAAACGGAGATAAACGTAAACTCGGTATTCCTTGCGTTCGTGACCGTGTTGTACAAAAAGCTATCAAACAAGTGATTGAACCACTGATTGACCCGCACTTTCTTCCGCAAAGTCATGGATTCCGACCGAATAAAGGAACCCATACAGCATTGAAGCAATGTGTAGATTATTACGAAGAAGGATATAAATTCGTGGTCGATTGTGACTTGAAACAATGTTTCGATACATTAAGTCATGATAAACTGATGTACCATCTTGAAACCTTTATTCAAGATACAGCGATTTTAAAGGTTGTCCGTAAGTTTTTGATGAGTGGTGTCATAGACCTGTCTGGCGAATTCGTAGAAAGTAAAACAGGCGCACCGCAAGGTGGCGTACTCTCGCCCCTTCTCAGCAATGTTTACTTACATGAACTGGACAAAGAACTAGACCGTCGTGGTCATCGATTTGTTCGTTACGCGGATGACTTCGTCATCTATGTGAAATCTAAACGAGCAGGTGAACGTGTGATACAAAGTGTGACACAATTCATCGAGAAAGATTTGAAACTAATCGTTAACAAAGATAAGAGTAAAGTCGGGTCTCCTACTCGTTTAAAGTTCTTGAGCTGTCTGATAAGGAAAGTGAATGGAACCTGTCGTTTTATCCCTACAAAATCAGCCAAACAGAAATTTAAACGAACACTCAAACGACTAACGAGTCGTAAACGTTCCGGAACCTTTGAAGTTATTATAAAGGAAATCAATCAAGTGACTCGAGGGTGGATTGGCTATTTTGGTCTTGGATTTATCAAAATGTTCATAAAACGGATAGAACAATGGTTACATCATAGAATCAGACAGCTGATACTCAAAAAATGGAAGAAAAGCAAAACGAAAATAACGAAGTTATTCAGCTATGGATTGGATATGGATAGTGCTAGAAGAATCGGATTTTCCCGCAAGAAGTACTGGAGGCTATCCATGACGCCTGTAGTTCATCAGGCACTTATAACGAAAAGACTCCACCATTGGGGCTTAGTCTCTTTAAGCTCCTTGGTAGAGTCAGCTTGCGCAAGGTATTGA
- the holA gene encoding DNA polymerase III subunit delta, with protein sequence MIELKKQIKAIENKTYSAVYLIQGTEQYLSEKVKFALINSVLDDEVSEFNFGQFDMRETTIDVALQEAESFPFFGDKRLVFVQSPYFLTGKTVTNGPDHDMSYFESYLGNPSDFSVLVIFAPYEKLDKRKKITKTLLKQAEIINIEPLNEKSVYDLVKSTCETEGYSIDSNALDKLIQLTDRNLSKSMTELDKLMIYHQQDKHINISTVEQLVPKTLEQNIFELNDLVLSKKVQESVELYQDLLTQKEDPIKIIALMIGQFRLLLQVKILRRKGYQQADIAKILKVHPFRVKLALQKEKKFEQKILSKAHHHLIDADYLIKSGRVNPELQVELFILKFSDDQSHLQVN encoded by the coding sequence ATGATTGAGTTAAAAAAACAAATCAAAGCAATAGAAAATAAAACATACTCAGCCGTTTATCTGATTCAGGGAACGGAACAATATCTAAGTGAAAAGGTGAAATTTGCGCTCATCAATTCAGTATTGGATGATGAAGTTTCTGAGTTCAATTTTGGCCAGTTCGATATGAGAGAAACAACGATTGATGTAGCTTTACAAGAGGCTGAATCCTTTCCGTTCTTTGGAGATAAAAGACTCGTATTTGTACAGTCTCCTTATTTTTTGACTGGTAAAACGGTAACTAATGGACCTGATCACGATATGAGTTATTTTGAATCATACCTAGGAAATCCTTCCGATTTTTCGGTGCTTGTTATATTTGCACCTTATGAAAAACTGGATAAACGAAAAAAAATAACCAAAACCCTTTTGAAGCAAGCTGAAATCATCAATATTGAGCCGCTGAATGAAAAATCTGTTTACGATCTTGTGAAATCTACATGTGAGACCGAAGGGTATTCTATTGACTCGAATGCACTAGATAAATTGATTCAGCTCACTGATCGAAATCTTTCTAAAAGTATGACCGAATTAGATAAACTAATGATTTATCATCAACAAGATAAGCATATCAATATATCTACAGTAGAGCAGTTAGTTCCTAAAACGCTTGAACAGAACATTTTTGAATTAAATGATTTAGTGTTGAGTAAAAAGGTTCAGGAGTCCGTTGAACTTTATCAGGATCTGTTAACGCAAAAAGAAGACCCCATTAAAATAATAGCGTTGATGATTGGTCAGTTTCGATTGTTACTTCAAGTGAAAATTTTAAGAAGAAAAGGGTACCAGCAAGCTGATATTGCAAAAATCTTAAAAGTACATCCTTTCAGGGTGAAGCTAGCACTGCAAAAAGAAAAGAAATTCGAACAGAAAATACTCTCTAAAGCTCATCACCATCTTATAGATGCAGACTATTTAATCAAATCAGGTAGAGTAAATCCAGAGCTTCAAGTGGAACTATTTATTTTAAAATTTTCTGATGATCAGTCACATTTACAAGTAAACTAA
- a CDS encoding YlbG family protein has product MLEDQNERSCLVVWVYTTKYINKLKRYGLVHYVSKKMNYAILYIDKKDKESVQQNLSKQHFVKKVEESYQCEMPKTFDGVLDEVRVLAAQRKKEDESKEISIFNQLSSGWN; this is encoded by the coding sequence ATGTTAGAAGACCAAAATGAAAGATCCTGTCTAGTCGTATGGGTCTATACAACCAAATATATTAATAAATTGAAACGATATGGATTAGTCCATTATGTCTCAAAAAAAATGAATTATGCTATTTTGTATATAGATAAAAAGGATAAAGAATCCGTTCAACAAAATCTTTCCAAGCAACATTTTGTAAAAAAAGTTGAAGAATCTTATCAATGTGAGATGCCTAAGACTTTCGACGGCGTACTTGATGAAGTCCGAGTACTCGCAGCTCAAAGAAAAAAAGAAGATGAAAGTAAAGAAATTTCAATATTTAATCAGCTTTCTTCTGGCTGGAATTGA